In the genome of Lysobacter sp. 5GHs7-4, the window GAAGCGCACGGTCTTGGCCACATCCTCGACGGTGGTGAACACGCCGTCGACGGTGTTGCCCAGCATGACCTTGCGGATCACTTCGTCCTCGCTGATGCCCAGCTCCTTGGCCTGCTCGGGAATCTGCTTGTCGACCAGCGGCGTGCGCACGAAGCCCGGGCAGACCACGTGACTGCGCACACCGTGCTTGGCGCCTTCCTTGGCCAGCACCCGCGACAGGCCCAGCAGGCCGTGCTTGGCGGTGACGTAGGCCGACTTCAGCGGCGACGCCTCGTGCGAATGCACCGAGCCCATGTAGATCACGGTGCCGCCCTTGTTGTCGCGGTACATGTGCGGCAGCACCGCCTTGGTGGTCAGGAACGCGCCGTCCAGGTGGATCGCCAGCATCTTCTTCCAGTCGCCGAAG includes:
- a CDS encoding 3-hydroxybutyrate dehydrogenase, with protein sequence MSSIQGQVAVVTGAASGIGKEIAHELARAGAAIAIADLNQAGAQAVADEIVAAGGRAIGVAMDVTDEAAVNAGIERVVAELGGVDILISNAGIQIVNPIENYAFGDWKKMLAIHLDGAFLTTKAVLPHMYRDNKGGTVIYMGSVHSHEASPLKSAYVTAKHGLLGLSRVLAKEGAKHGVRSHVVCPGFVRTPLVDKQIPEQAKELGISEDEVIRKVMLGNTVDGVFTTVEDVAKTVRFLSEFPSAALTGQSIVVSHGWYMQ